From the Lathyrus oleraceus cultivar Zhongwan6 chromosome 4, CAAS_Psat_ZW6_1.0, whole genome shotgun sequence genome, one window contains:
- the LOC127136992 gene encoding protein HAIKU1-like, which translates to MENLRNWKNENMGVNKIGKTIKKNSSQQSIDFGNNGITSGKHHYPHPKIHHIHKDEFKSFVMQTTGRESNGPTKTQSEFSRLQQNRPPPLANVRPLVRFPMQPPPPRVPYINGLTVPPLQTISGPPGFDNSWNNFVESPISAFMREFQDLTNYYDGGASRGNQFQSYPPPPQQSIINNVNVNVQFQPQYFPIQTQMVNNVEHYNLSSASNQNFPNPNPSVSMNVASNQTFPMNTDNQFMNNFPPSQGNYYMSPTSEYLLASPTQKVNVQSSQSPYRPLLSPIIFSSPPSPDYPFEPCLHNEILSPEPPSPLSAGIFPFTSTHRPDDDE; encoded by the coding sequence ATGGAAAACTTGAGAAACTGGAAGAATGAGAATATGGGTGTAAACAAAATAGGGAAGACAATAAAAAAGAATTCATCACAGCAATCAATTGATTTCGGAAACAATGGCATAACTAGCGGCAAACATCATTACCCGCATCCAAAAATTCATCACATTCACAAAGACGAATTTAAGAGTTTTGTTATGCAGACTACTGGAAGAGAATCAAACGGTCCTACTAAAACTCAATCTGAGTTTAGTAGGTTGCAGCAAAATAGGCCTCCTCCGCTGGCCAATGTGAGGCCACTTGTTCGGTTTCCGATGCAACCACCACCTCCACGGGTGCCTTACATTAACGGACTGACCGTCCCTCCGTTGCAGACGATTAGTGGTCCTCCGGGTTTCGACAATTCATGGAATAATTTCGTCGAGTCTCCAATCTCAGCTTTCATGAGAGAGTTTCAAGACTTGACGAACTACTACGACGGTGGTGCATCCAGAGGTAATCAATTCCAATCATACCCTCCTCCTCCCCAACAATCAATaatcaataatgttaatgttaatgTTCAATTTCAACCACAGTATTTTCCGATTCAAACTCAAATGGTTAACAATGTTGAACATTATAACCTATCATCTGCTAGCAACCAAAATTTTCCGAATCCTAATCCTTCAGTGTCTATGAATGTTGCTAGCAACCAAACTTTTCCTATGAACACTGACAATCAATTTATGAATAATTTTCCTCCGTCACAAGGAAATTACTATATGTCTCCAACTTCTGAATACTTGTTGGCTTCGCCGACACAAAAAGTGAATGTCCAATCTTCTCAGTCGCCTTATAGGCCTCTCTTGTCACCAATCATTTTCTCTTCGCCTCCGTCCCCGGATTACCCTTTCGAACCATGTCTACATAATGAGATTTTAAGTCCCGAACCTCCGTCTCCACTTTCTGCAGGCATATTTCCTTTCACAAGTACTCATAGGCCAGATGATGATGAATAG